The genomic window GACGCGGCGTTGCCAATTGGCAAATACTTTCATGGTAAGTTGGTCGGCCCATTGGCAGTCGTCCAACAATAATATTACGGGATGCGTCATCGCGCCCACTGCATCCATTAACACGCTCAATGCTTGGATGCTACGGGCCTCTCCATGCTCCTCAGGTCCCAAGCGATTGGTTGTTGGCGTATCAAATAGGCTCGCCAACTCTGGGATCGCAGCACAGGCAACTTCTCGATGATGCCCGAGAACATTCCCGATATGGGCGACAAGTTCGGGATGGCGGATTGCCAGCGATACCCATTCCTTGACGATCCCCGTGAGCAACTGAAACGGGCGTTGAGCTGCTTGGTCTAACCCTTGTCCTCGCAATACCCAAGCATCCATGCGGGCACCGCGCAGAGCAAATTCAGTAAGCAATCGGCTTTTCCCCCCTCCCGATTCGGCTTCCACTAGAACGAGTCCACTTCGCCCCGTTGCAGCGCGTTCGAGTTGTGACTGAAGGATGGTCAGTTCCCTATCACGCCCCACGAACGCGGGTTCGGTGAGGGTTTGCCTGCGGTCGTGAAGACCGACAACAAAATCGGGCTCGGAGTCACCGTCGTCCAGCGCCTCGGCGATCATCATCAAGTCGGTTTTGACGCCCTCGGCGGACTGGTAGCGGTCTCGCGGATCCTTTCGCAATAAGCGTTGAACGATTTCGTCGAGAACCCTTGGTACTCGAATTCCCAAACTTCGCAACTTTGGCGGTTCCAAAGTCATGTGTTGCCGCAACACCTCGCCCACAGTCCTCCCGTCGAAAGGTGGCTGGCCAGCTAAACATTGAAACAACACGACTCCGGTGGAATATAGATCTGAGCAAGCAGTAACTTCTTGGTCGATCAGCCCGGCACTCTCTGGCGACAGGTAGATCGCGGCAAGTGCCGGGAGGTCTTGAATGTTTTCTGTCAGATTCGCATATCGTGCCAAACCGAAATCGACCAGTGAGAATTCCGGGATCGGTGTATTCTGAGTGACGATTACATTTTCCGGTTTGACGTCACGGTGCAGAACATCGTGTGAGTGAGCCTCATTGAGCAGGCTAACGATCGCAGTCGCGGTCGCGAGCGCATCGGATATCGTCAATCGCCCTTCCTGTAACCGCTGTTGCAGCGTAATGCCTTCAAGAAACGGCATCACAAAGAAAAGATAATCGTCTTCCTCGCCGAAGCTCAACAGCGGTGCGCTGCCTTCTGTGGACAAGCGGCAAAGAATCAACGCCTCGTGTTCGACCCGCATTCTTGCGGAAGCGGAAAACGAAGACGTGACGATCGTTTTCACAACGACCGAGGTGTTATCAACGCAGTCTTCGGCAAGAAAAGTATGTGTTTGAGCCGATGATTTTAACTGGTGGAGAACCCGATAGCGGTCGCCAATCACCTCGCCTTTTCGCGGATTTGCATCGGTTTTGAATTCGTCCGGTCGATCTATCATGATCCTGTTACCTGCCAAACTACCGGATCGCAGAGCTACTTAGAAATCGCGGTTTGGGTGTTTCGCCATGGCGTTCTAAAAAATCGTTTAGCTGCCGTGTGAGTGCCTTGTGACTTGCCGCTCGTTTGCATTAACGACGGTATCAAGTGACTCGGCAATTTGATTGATTGTGTCGGCGATGAGTCCACGATTGCGATTGAGGAACCAGTGGTCTCCTTCTACCTCGGTCAATCTAAATTGACACTCCGTGTGTTGGTCCCATTGTTCGATTTCATCGGTATATACCATGTCGTCCTGACGCGCTGCGAAAGCCGTAATTGGAAAATCAAACGGCGGAAACGGTCGGTAATCGTAATTTTTTAACAGTGACCAATCGCGACGCATCAGGGGAATGATTGATTTCAGGAAGTCTGGGTCGTCCACGTACCGCGACATCGAGACCAGGTACTCGGGACTGTTATCGCTGACCATCGCTTTCAACATGACTTCTCGTTTTTGCCAAAGATGCACGAGGTGGGGCGCGACTGTGCCAGAGACCATCAAATGCTGCGGTTGCAAATCGTGATACCGATGCAACCAACGGCTGACCTCTGCGGCGACGATGCCACCGTAGCTATGCCCCCAGAAAATGACTGGACGATCAAAAAGTTCGAGCAGTTGTGGGGCGAGGTTTTCCACCAATTCTGCCACGGTCTCTGCAGGTGGTTCCTGTCCGCGATTTTCGCGTCCAGGAGTTTGAACCGCCAAGATATCGACGTTTTCGGGTGGACGGATAAGAAAATTCGTGAACAGTGACGCTCCTACCCCCATCGAATGGAAACATACCAGCCGGCAGGTTGCGGCCTCGCTTCCGGCACCACGAATCAGCCAAGGATTGAGAACCTGTATCTCTTCCATGTCCGCAAGCGTATAGGCTTGATCGTTCGAAGCGTCGCCGTATGAGTCTTGTAGGTCATCACTGCGGTCATGAATATCAGAAAGCAGCTCTGCCGCGAGAGCAGCGATACTTGGGCCTTTGAGCAATTTGATTAGCGGCAATGTGATATTTAGTAGCCTGCCGATCCAAATCTGGAGTTCGGTAAGCATCATTGAATCGAGTCCCAGATTGTCAATGGATGTTGCGACATCCAAGCGGTTCGGGGCAACGTCTAAAATCCTCGCGAGGACACCCGCAAGTTCCTGCTGCAGACGTTCCGTACGGTCGGCAGCATCCAATTCAAGAAGCTCAGCGACCAAGCCAGAACCTTTGGGCCGAAACGCGCGAGCCAGCGCTTCGTCGCCCATTAGCTCGATATATCTGCTGTCACGGGCAAGGTGCGGATAGGCGCTACGAAACCATGCCCAGTCGATCTGCGCAGTCATTCGTTGAGCGGGCTGTTGGATAAGGGCGGCTTCCAGCTTCTCCAGTACGTCTGATAGATGCATTTCCAGCATCCCAAAACTTTCCAGCAAGCCAATGACATCCTGGTCTTGATTTACACTGCGAGAAAGTCCCGCGTATTGTCCCAGAACGCCAAGGTTGATGGACGTAGCGGGCAAGCCTTGTTGTCTGCGGAAGTGGGCCAACTGGTCCTGAAAGTAGTTCGCGGCTGCGTAGTTTACTTGACCAACAAATCCAAATATCGACGAAATGGAAGAGAGCATGACAAAGAAATCTAGGTCGGCTTTCGCCTTCAGGCTGCCATTGTGTAGGTTCCAAGCACCCTCAGCTTTGGGAAGAAAGACCGTCTTGAATCTTTGTAAGTCGATATTGGCAAGCGTTGCGTCGTCCATCACTGCCGCCGCATGAATGATGCCTGCGAGAGGAGTTGGTTCATTTGCCAAGCTTTGAAGCAATGTGTCCACTGCGGCTTGATTCGTCACGTCCACTTGGGGTAACCGTACGGTGACGCCCAGGGATTGCATGGTTGCGATGGCGGCATGGTCCGATTCAATTTTGGGACCCGAACGGCTTAACAACACCAGAGACGTCGCACCGCGATCGACCATCCAACGAGCAATTTCCAATCCAAAACCACTTGCACCGCCGGAGATTAGATAGGTTCGATCGGTGCGGAACTGAATCTTTCGCGGTGGAAGGGAGTGAACCACATCGCTTTCCATATTCAGAACAATTTTGCCATGGTAGGCAGAACGGGTCATGAATTGGAATGCTTCGGGTAGCTTCGAGATTGAGAACTCCGTGATGTCCAAAGGCTGAAGTTCGTGGGATGCGAACCGGGCCAGTACCTCTCGCATCGCCTCACGATGCAATTCAGGCTTCTGTTGCGCCAACCGATCGATATCCACGACGAAGTATGAAATGTTCTGACTTAGACGTTCCAGGTTTAGCTTGTGGTTGCGATAGATATCGGATTTCCCAAGTTCGACAAACCGTCCAAACGGCGCCAAGCATTTCAGGCTTTGGGTAACCAACCTGCCAGTCAAGAAATTTAAGACGATGTCGACTCCTCGCTCGTTTGTTGCCTCCATGACTTTGTTGGAGAAATCCATTGAGCGTGAATCGAAGACGTGCTTGATTCCCTGTTGGTGGAGGAACTGCCTTTTGCGTTTTGTCCCCGCTGTGGCGATTACGTTGACACCGGCACGTTGGGCCAACTGAATCGCCGCGCCGCCGACACCCCCGGCCGCGGAGTGCAACAGCAAGGTTTCCCCTTTCTCCATTCGAGCGAGATGGCACAGCGCGTACCATGCGGCTACGAAGACCAACGGTATGCTGGCAGCTTGAACCGGTGACAACTTGTCCGGATAGTGTGACACGTGACAATCATTCGCTACGACACGTCCACAAAAGCCCTCCCGTACGCGGGCTACCACTTCGTCGTCGGGTTGGAAATTGGTCACCGCCTGACCTGTACGCAGGACGCGACCCGACACCTCAAACCCCAGTCGCCGTCCGGTAAGTCCACCGGCGACCGCTCGATCGGGAAGCATTCCCATCACATTCATGACGTCCTTGAAAGAGAGACCGGCGGCCCTGACCGCGATTTCAACCTCGTCTTCTTTAAGTACGGTGGGGGGAAGGCGTCGAAAAACGACGTGATCTAGCATGCCGGGTTCGTGAAGCTCCGCACGATAAGAGCCTCCACAACCATCTTCGATGGATTCAAACTCAGCATTGACAGCCTCTCGCGTAACAGGCACCAATTGACGGACATAGCGTTGCGATCCGCGAAATGCTATTTCTGATTCGTCCTGGTCGCGGCGAATATGCAATAGTTCGTCCACCAACGTATCGATTTCTGTCTGCGTAATCTCCCCTGGTAAATCGATTAGGGCCAGTGGTATGCTCGGGCATTCGTTGTTGATTACCCGCGACATTCCATGCAGGATGGCCTGACCCAAATCAAGGCTCTTGTCATCCGATACTGCAGTCGCGCCATTGGTGACAACACAAAAGCGCGGGACGCCTTCTCTTTTTTGCAGTGTCTGGGCAAGCTGCAAAAGCATCGGAACTGCCGGGTAGCTGTCGAGTCCCTTCCAGGGCAGGGTTTCCTCAGACAAACCGCCTGCAAATACTAGTAAAGTACGTCTATCCAACGGAGTCTCGGATAGTAGTTCGTCCACAGAGTCATTTGATCGCGGATAGATAACCGTTGAAGATATGTTCGCTTGTTCTAGCTTCAGAGAAACACGTTCGAGCACATGTTGCTGGAACTCTGTGGGACGTTCAGGACCCAGCAATACAGCTGTGCTGAGATCATAAGTGCGTTCGTGTCGCTGGAGTTCTCGCGGTACTAATCCCCATTGATACTCGTAGCAACCATCGTATAGCCGATCAATCTGTTGAGCGTTGGCGTTGGCCAGCCGTTTACAGGTCAGCCCTGAAATTTTGGCAACTAAATCTCCCTTTTCGCTCAGAATCAAAGTGTCCGAGCAGAGAAACTGTTCGTCATTTCTAGTGATGGTTACATGCGCAAACATGCCTTGTGTGGGGCTGCTAAAGAACTTCACCCCGCCAATGCGGTGCGGCAGATATATTCGGTCAAACAGCCCGAGGCTATGAACGTCGGCGAATAATGCGTGCAGGCAAGCATCAAGAATAGCCGGATGAATCGTGTTTCGACTCGATTCCTCTAGCAATGCGTCTGGCAAACGCAAGCAAACAAGCCATTCGGAGTTGGATTGTGGAGGATGGTTGTGACGCAACTCCGTAATACATCGAAAGCACTCTCCGTAGTTCAAGCCAGCGGTTTGCAGATGAGCATAAAACGGTTCCACCTCCAGTGAGGTAGAATCTGCGAAGCGTTCAACGAGAACATCCAGTTCCACGGCATCCGAATCAAACCGGTCGTGCGCTGTGTTGATGCGCCCGGACGAATGTTTCGTCCAGTTCGCTTCATCCTGGCCTTCGGGGGCCGCGCGGCTGCAGATGCGATAGTCGCCTTCGGAGGAAACGACTTCCAGTCTGACCTCCAGCGGATGCCGACTGTTTTCAGGGAGGATTAAGGGGGAATCAAAATGCAGGTCTTCTAAGAAAAAACTCTCGTGCCGAAACTGTTCGCTGGCAACCGCCCACGCCAATTCCAAATGCCCGGTTGCCGGAAACAGGATTTCGCCATCGACCTGGTGGTCACGTAGATAGGGAAACTTTTGAACGTCTAAATTGGCTTCCCAAACGGCCAAGCCGTCTTCGCTGACCCATTGCGTTTGGCGTTTTAAGAATGGATGTGAAAACTGGCCCTTGCGGACTTCGGCTGCCGCCGGCGGTTCGAACCAATGGCGACGGTGCTGCCAAGGGTTTTGGGGCAAACGAATATATTGTCGCGGCGAACCAAACAATACTTTCGTGTCGGGCTGACAACCGCGTGCGGCCAGCCGGGCCAAGCTTTGCAAGAACACGGTGGGCTGTGGTTCGGTGCGAGTCATGGCCGCAGCCACAACCGCATCCGGCTGAACGCTCTGCAGTTGAGCTTCCGCGCCACGCACCAATACCGGATGCGGTCCGATTTCCACAAAGGTGTCGTAACCGTCGTGGGCCATGGTGTCTAAGGTGTCCGTAAATAGCACCGGTTCGCGGACGTTGCGATACCAATAGCCGGCGTTCAAATGTTCGCCCTGTTCGCGGTGTGTGGTGACGGTCGAATACAAGGGCGTACGGGTACAGACGCCTTGCACGTCGGCCAAGGATTCCAACATCAGGTCTTCGATGGCGTCCATGTGGTGGCTGTGATAGGCCACTTCGACGTTCACTTGGCGATTGAAGATTTCTCGCTTTTCCAGCATTGCAGCGATCTGCTGGAGTGGTTGGGTATCGCCAGACAGAGTTAACATTTCGGGACCATTCACCGTGCCGATGGAGACTCCGGGAAAATCCTCGATCAGCTGCTGCGCCGAATCCAAGGCCAGCCCGACCGCCAACATGCCACCCTTGCCGGCGGCTCGGTTCTGGGCCTGCGAGCGGTAGTAGATCACGCGGACGGCCTGTTCCAGTGTCAGCGAGCCGGCTGCGAACCCCGCGGCTACCTCACCGATGGAATGTCCGACAACTGCATCCGGCTGGATCCCGTAGTGCGCATAAAGCTTGAGCAACGAAATTTGGATCGCCATCACGGCCGGCTGGACCACAACCGTGTCGTCCACTTTCGACTCGGATTTCTGCTTTCGCAGTTCGGCCAATATCGACCAGCCGGAAAGCGTTTGAAACAACGAATCGATGTGTTCCGTCGACTCTCGAAAAACCGGCTCCGTTTCGTATAGTTGCAGGCCCATTTGCGCCCACTGCCCACCCTGACCCGAAAACATAAAGGCCAATTTCGGCGTTTTTTGATGGGCCACTGTGCCCGTTGCTATTTCAGGCCCCGGCTGTCCATCAGCGTAGTGGCGGAGTTGGTTGGCGAGATCCGCGGCCGTATCGCCGACGACGGCCAACAGCTGAGGATAGTGGCTGCGACGAGTCATTGCGGAATAGGCGATGTCTCGCAGCGAGTGCGGCGAAGCTTCCAAAAAATCGGCGTGTCTGACCGCCAACATCCGCAGCGCTTCGCGACTGTTCGCGCTCAGCATGTACAGCGTCTTAGCCGGCGGCGGGTGAGCCGGCTGGTTCGCCGGCGGTGGAGCTTGGTCCGTCGAGCAGGCTTGCAATACGACGTGGGTATTGGAGCCACCGGCGCCAAATGAATTGACTCCCACGACCGCGGGGCGGTCGCTTCGGTTCAAAGGCTCCCGCTGTGTGGGCACTTGTAGGCAATAATGTTCCCAGGGGATGGCGGGGTTGGGATTGTGGAAGTGCAAATTGGGCGGCACGACACCGTGATAAGCGGTCAGCACGCCTTTCATAAATCCAGCGATTCCCGACGCGCCTTCCAGGTGTCCCAAGTTGGTTTTTACCGAACCGATCCATAGGTTCGGCTGTGCTGCGGTTCGACCATATCCGAGGACCGATCCCAACGCGCTCGTTTCCACGGGGTCGCCTACGGGCGTGCCTGTGCCGTGGGCTTCGACGTAGTCGACGGATGTCGGATCGATTCCCGCTTGGTGGTAAACGGATTCCAAGAGAGCCACTTGGGAACGCACATTGGGGACCGTAAAGCCCTCGGGCAAATAACCATCTTGATTGGCTGCCGAGCCGCGTACGCAGGCGTAGATGGCATCGCCATCGGCGAGCGCTTTGGCCAGCGGTTTTAAAATGACGATGCCGACGCCCTCGCCGCGAACATATCCGTTGGCGGATTCGTCAAAGGCTTTGCAGTACTGGTCGGGATTTAGAAAGCCGCCTTTGGACAACATGATCGACGACTCCGGGCGCAGCATCAAATTGACACCGCCGGCGATTGCCATCTCCGCTTCACCGGTCCACACACTTTGGCAAGCCAAATGCAGGGCGGTCAATGAAGCCGAGCAAGCGGTGTCTAAGCTGACGCTGGGACCCGTCAAATCGAACTCGTAGGAAATTCGATTGGCCAGAGAACAGTTGGCGGTACCCATTGCCGTGTGGGTACCGATTTCGTCGCGTTGTTCACTGGCGGCTTGGATGCACAGATAGTCGTACATGAAGGAACCGACGAACACCGCGGTGCGCGAGCGATTGAGCTGGTCGCGGCGCAGGCCAGCGTCTTCCATGGCTTCGTGCGTTACTTCCAGCAGCAGTCTCTGTTGCGGGTCGATGCGCTGTGCGGCGATGGGGAAATAGCCAAAAAATTCCGCATCGAACTGGTCGATCCCCTCGATGAATCCGCCCTTGGCGTTGCGAATACTTCCCGACTTCTCTGGATTCGTGTCGTGAAATCGAGCATGATTCCAGCGGTCTGGCGGTACGTCGCCAATGGCGTCGAGACGTTCAAGCAACGCTCGCCAGAAAGCGGTGGGTGAATCGATGCCCCCAGGCAGTCGACACCCCATGCCTATGACGGCCAATGGTTCACGGACGGCAGGACCCTGATCGAGAGAGGGCGTCGGCTGATCGGAAGAAGATCCCACGCGTAGACTCCTGATGAACAAAGTCAATCGAATCAGGGTTCTATGCTACCTCCTGGGTCGGGTGGGGTCCAGTTAATAGGGGGGCGTTGCTGCGAAGGGGACTAGCCGCGGGTGACGAATTGTCGAAGCGCTGCGGACATCTTTGCGGCTTCCTTCGTTAGTTCTTGCAGCATCTGATCGACGTCCGGTAGGTTGGCCTCACGAGCCAATTGCTCTGCGCGCCGCGCTGTTTCCTCGATCCGCTGCGGACATTCTCGCAGCAGAGCTTCCGCCATGGCGACCATGGTTTCGTCGCCCGCATCCGCGCTCCGCGGTTGGGCGGGTTCGATATCCAAAACCGCAGCCGATCGCTGGGAAGCGTGTTCGAGCGGGTGGGAATCGTCCGGAGGCCAGGCCAACTGGGTGTCAGGAGAGCGTCGCTGGGGGTGCGGGCGTGAGGGAGTTTGCGAGGTCGGAACTTTGCGGGGGCGGTTGCGTTCGAGAACGTCTCGTAAGCCATCGAGCCCAATGGGTTTGGCCAGGTAGTCATCCATGCCGGCATCCAAGAAGCGTTCCCGGTCGCCGACCAGGGCGTGCGCGGTCATGGCGATGATGGGAAGATGTTGTCCGCTGGTTTGTTCCCGTCGACGAATTTCCGCGGTCGCTTCCAAGCCATCCATGCCGGGCATCATGACGTCCATCAAGACCACATCGAACGTCTCTTCCTGCAAGGCTTGCAGCACTTCGTAGCCATCGTTGGCGACCTGCACGCGGTGCCCCAAGTTTTCGATCAATCCACAGGCCACCAATTGATTGATTTCGCCGTCTTCGGCAAGCAGGATCCGCAGGGCGTCCACCGGTGCGGTTGGGGGCGGCGTTGGAGTGGCGGTAGCGGGATGCTGCGTCAACACCTGTTGAATCGATTCTTTCAGCTCCGACTGTTTGACAGGTTTCAGCAAGTAGCGGGCGATATCGAGGTTGGGATCGCGTTCCGATTCGCTATTGCCCGCCGAAGACAGCATGATCAATTCACAGGAACGCAGCGCTGGGACTTGGCGGATCTGCGAGGCCAGCGTGAGACCATTCATTTCCGGCATCATCATGTCCAGCACGGCCAAGGCGAATGGCTGTCCACGATCGGCGGCTCGACGCATGCGGTCGAGGGCTGCGTAGCCGTCGCGGG from Roseimaritima ulvae includes these protein-coding regions:
- a CDS encoding type I polyketide synthase encodes the protein MGCRLPGGIDSPTAFWRALLERLDAIGDVPPDRWNHARFHDTNPEKSGSIRNAKGGFIEGIDQFDAEFFGYFPIAAQRIDPQQRLLLEVTHEAMEDAGLRRDQLNRSRTAVFVGSFMYDYLCIQAASEQRDEIGTHTAMGTANCSLANRISYEFDLTGPSVSLDTACSASLTALHLACQSVWTGEAEMAIAGGVNLMLRPESSIMLSKGGFLNPDQYCKAFDESANGYVRGEGVGIVILKPLAKALADGDAIYACVRGSAANQDGYLPEGFTVPNVRSQVALLESVYHQAGIDPTSVDYVEAHGTGTPVGDPVETSALGSVLGYGRTAAQPNLWIGSVKTNLGHLEGASGIAGFMKGVLTAYHGVVPPNLHFHNPNPAIPWEHYCLQVPTQREPLNRSDRPAVVGVNSFGAGGSNTHVVLQACSTDQAPPPANQPAHPPPAKTLYMLSANSREALRMLAVRHADFLEASPHSLRDIAYSAMTRRSHYPQLLAVVGDTAADLANQLRHYADGQPGPEIATGTVAHQKTPKLAFMFSGQGGQWAQMGLQLYETEPVFRESTEHIDSLFQTLSGWSILAELRKQKSESKVDDTVVVQPAVMAIQISLLKLYAHYGIQPDAVVGHSIGEVAAGFAAGSLTLEQAVRVIYYRSQAQNRAAGKGGMLAVGLALDSAQQLIEDFPGVSIGTVNGPEMLTLSGDTQPLQQIAAMLEKREIFNRQVNVEVAYHSHHMDAIEDLMLESLADVQGVCTRTPLYSTVTTHREQGEHLNAGYWYRNVREPVLFTDTLDTMAHDGYDTFVEIGPHPVLVRGAEAQLQSVQPDAVVAAAMTRTEPQPTVFLQSLARLAARGCQPDTKVLFGSPRQYIRLPQNPWQHRRHWFEPPAAAEVRKGQFSHPFLKRQTQWVSEDGLAVWEANLDVQKFPYLRDHQVDGEILFPATGHLELAWAVASEQFRHESFFLEDLHFDSPLILPENSRHPLEVRLEVVSSEGDYRICSRAAPEGQDEANWTKHSSGRINTAHDRFDSDAVELDVLVERFADSTSLEVEPFYAHLQTAGLNYGECFRCITELRHNHPPQSNSEWLVCLRLPDALLEESSRNTIHPAILDACLHALFADVHSLGLFDRIYLPHRIGGVKFFSSPTQGMFAHVTITRNDEQFLCSDTLILSEKGDLVAKISGLTCKRLANANAQQIDRLYDGCYEYQWGLVPRELQRHERTYDLSTAVLLGPERPTEFQQHVLERVSLKLEQANISSTVIYPRSNDSVDELLSETPLDRRTLLVFAGGLSEETLPWKGLDSYPAVPMLLQLAQTLQKREGVPRFCVVTNGATAVSDDKSLDLGQAILHGMSRVINNECPSIPLALIDLPGEITQTEIDTLVDELLHIRRDQDESEIAFRGSQRYVRQLVPVTREAVNAEFESIEDGCGGSYRAELHEPGMLDHVVFRRLPPTVLKEDEVEIAVRAAGLSFKDVMNVMGMLPDRAVAGGLTGRRLGFEVSGRVLRTGQAVTNFQPDDEVVARVREGFCGRVVANDCHVSHYPDKLSPVQAASIPLVFVAAWYALCHLARMEKGETLLLHSAAGGVGGAAIQLAQRAGVNVIATAGTKRKRQFLHQQGIKHVFDSRSMDFSNKVMEATNERGVDIVLNFLTGRLVTQSLKCLAPFGRFVELGKSDIYRNHKLNLERLSQNISYFVVDIDRLAQQKPELHREAMREVLARFASHELQPLDITEFSISKLPEAFQFMTRSAYHGKIVLNMESDVVHSLPPRKIQFRTDRTYLISGGASGFGLEIARWMVDRGATSLVLLSRSGPKIESDHAAIATMQSLGVTVRLPQVDVTNQAAVDTLLQSLANEPTPLAGIIHAAAVMDDATLANIDLQRFKTVFLPKAEGAWNLHNGSLKAKADLDFFVMLSSISSIFGFVGQVNYAAANYFQDQLAHFRRQQGLPATSINLGVLGQYAGLSRSVNQDQDVIGLLESFGMLEMHLSDVLEKLEAALIQQPAQRMTAQIDWAWFRSAYPHLARDSRYIELMGDEALARAFRPKGSGLVAELLELDAADRTERLQQELAGVLARILDVAPNRLDVATSIDNLGLDSMMLTELQIWIGRLLNITLPLIKLLKGPSIAALAAELLSDIHDRSDDLQDSYGDASNDQAYTLADMEEIQVLNPWLIRGAGSEAATCRLVCFHSMGVGASLFTNFLIRPPENVDILAVQTPGRENRGQEPPAETVAELVENLAPQLLELFDRPVIFWGHSYGGIVAAEVSRWLHRYHDLQPQHLMVSGTVAPHLVHLWQKREVMLKAMVSDNSPEYLVSMSRYVDDPDFLKSIIPLMRRDWSLLKNYDYRPFPPFDFPITAFAARQDDMVYTDEIEQWDQHTECQFRLTEVEGDHWFLNRNRGLIADTINQIAESLDTVVNANERQVTRHSHGS